The following are from one region of the Streptococcus sp. 1643 genome:
- a CDS encoding cytidine deaminase: protein MATTELIELAIETSKKAYVPYSHFPIGAVLVAKDGSIYTGVNIENASYPLTNCGERTAIFKAVSEGQREFSELIVYGQTEKPISPCGACRQVMVEFFEQDLKVTLVAKDKSTVEMTVGELLPYSFTDLN from the coding sequence ATGGCGACTACTGAGTTGATTGAACTAGCAATTGAAACTAGCAAGAAAGCTTATGTGCCTTATTCTCACTTTCCTATCGGAGCTGTTTTAGTTGCCAAGGATGGTAGCATTTATACGGGTGTCAATATCGAGAATGCTAGTTATCCCTTGACTAATTGTGGAGAACGTACTGCTATTTTTAAAGCAGTTTCGGAGGGGCAACGGGAGTTTTCAGAATTGATTGTCTACGGACAAACTGAAAAACCCATCTCGCCATGTGGTGCTTGTCGCCAGGTCATGGTTGAATTTTTTGAACAAGATCTAAAAGTGACTTTAGTCGCTAAAGATAAATCGACGGTCGAGATGACGGTCGGGGAGTTACTTCCATACTCATTTACAGACTTAAACTAG
- the deoC gene encoding deoxyribose-phosphate aldolase has protein sequence MKLNKYIDHTLLKQDASQEQIDCLLSEAREYDFASVCVNPTWVKHAKTGLESSDVKVCTVVGFPLGATTSAVKAFETKEAVQNGADEIDMVINVGALKSGNLDLVESDIRAVVEASGDKLVKVIIEACLLTDDEKVVVCQLSQKAGADFVKTSTGFSTGGATIEDVQLMRETVGPDMGVKAAGGARSYADAVAFVEAGATRIGTSAGVTILKGELADGDY, from the coding sequence ATGAAGTTAAATAAATATATTGATCATACGCTTTTAAAGCAAGATGCAAGCCAAGAACAAATTGATTGTTTGCTATCTGAAGCGCGTGAGTATGACTTTGCCAGTGTTTGTGTCAATCCCACATGGGTTAAACATGCGAAAACAGGGCTTGAAAGCTCAGATGTAAAGGTTTGTACAGTAGTAGGTTTTCCTTTGGGAGCAACAACTTCAGCTGTGAAAGCTTTTGAAACAAAAGAAGCTGTTCAAAACGGTGCGGATGAGATTGATATGGTTATCAATGTTGGTGCCCTCAAATCAGGAAATCTGGATTTGGTTGAATCGGACATCCGTGCTGTCGTAGAAGCAAGTGGTGACAAGTTGGTTAAGGTCATTATTGAAGCTTGCTTGTTGACAGACGATGAAAAGGTTGTGGTCTGCCAATTATCCCAGAAAGCAGGCGCTGACTTTGTCAAAACATCAACTGGATTTTCAACTGGTGGTGCCACTATTGAGGATGTTCAGTTGATGCGTGAAACAGTCGGGCCAGATATGGGAGTTAAGGCAGCTGGTGGAGCTCGTTCATATGCAGATGCTGTCGCTTTTGTGGAAGCAGGCGCTACCCGTATCGGAACATCTGCTGGTGTAACAATCTTAAAAGGAGAATTGGCAGATGGCGACTACTGA